A portion of the Alphaproteobacteria bacterium genome contains these proteins:
- a CDS encoding CoA transferase has protein sequence MLDFLDEIRVVDISQYVPGPYASLQLADMGADVVKVEPPAGDPMRTFGAVDSDGISPLYKVVNGGKTVVRVDLKSDEGKTVFENLIAAADVLVESFRPGVLERLGFGRERLRVLNPALVYCALSGWGQTGPYRHKAGHDLNYMALGGGLVASGTRERPVMAWPPTADYASGVQAAAAICGALARRARTGAGAFIDTSLADTVLAWQSGGLTAAQRPEIAPRRAGNPINGGAACYQIYRTRDGRFLTLGNLEEKFWVNFAIAAGRPEWGPRQWEPMPQEDLIAEVQSEIEKRSLAEWEAILDKVDTCFQAALEFSEIPDHPHVRARALARNTGSETEPRVEVSFPAIVDDRPPPARPPVRELSATAVVERWRSGNQ, from the coding sequence ATGCTCGATTTTCTCGACGAAATTCGCGTCGTCGACATCAGCCAATATGTGCCAGGGCCTTATGCGTCTTTGCAGCTCGCCGACATGGGGGCCGACGTGGTCAAAGTCGAACCGCCGGCGGGCGATCCGATGCGCACCTTCGGCGCGGTCGATTCCGACGGCATTTCGCCGCTTTACAAGGTCGTCAATGGCGGTAAGACCGTCGTCCGTGTCGACCTCAAGTCGGACGAGGGCAAGACCGTCTTCGAAAACCTGATTGCTGCGGCTGACGTACTGGTCGAGTCGTTCCGCCCAGGGGTCCTGGAACGCCTTGGCTTTGGCAGAGAACGCCTACGGGTGCTCAATCCCGCACTCGTCTACTGCGCCCTCTCCGGCTGGGGACAGACAGGTCCATACCGACATAAGGCCGGACACGATCTCAACTATATGGCCCTAGGCGGCGGCCTCGTGGCTTCTGGCACGCGCGAACGACCAGTCATGGCTTGGCCACCAACCGCAGACTACGCAAGCGGTGTGCAGGCTGCGGCGGCAATCTGCGGTGCGCTCGCGCGCCGCGCGCGGACTGGCGCCGGCGCGTTCATCGATACCAGTTTGGCCGACACCGTTTTGGCCTGGCAAAGCGGGGGCCTTACGGCGGCACAACGTCCGGAAATTGCGCCACGCCGAGCGGGTAACCCGATAAACGGCGGCGCCGCATGCTATCAGATCTACCGCACCCGGGATGGGCGCTTTCTGACGCTCGGTAATCTCGAGGAAAAGTTCTGGGTAAATTTTGCCATTGCGGCCGGCCGGCCCGAATGGGGTCCGCGGCAGTGGGAGCCGATGCCGCAGGAAGACCTTATTGCCGAGGTTCAGAGCGAGATCGAAAAGCGCTCGCTGGCGGAATGGGAGGCCATTCTGGACAAGGTCGATACTTGTTTTCAGGCGGCGCTCGAGTTTAGCGAAATCCCCGACCATCCTCACGTCCGTGCCCGCGCCTTGGCGCGAAACACCGGCAGCGAAACGGAACCGCGCGTCGAGGTGTCATTTCCGGCGATCGTCGACGATCGGCCGCCGCCGGCGAGGCCGCCAGTCAGGGAACTTTCGGCCACGGCGGTCGTGGAGCGGTGGCGGAGCGGCAATCAATAG
- a CDS encoding sel1 repeat family protein has translation MTETEELGLIRMNLVYRAKALRTGLFSGKPLHMWKVWAAAILGTTLIAPATTFGTDNPLATLCEAEAPIGIVDNCRRALEADPDNVELRRQLAGGLLVFGDEAGSLAAYEVLAIERPLDARAQYDYGVTLIALHQYRHGADLLSRAIELEPDYREAQLAASIIFAQVGRKDEAFAALQKAAELGSELAMFELSESYRLGYGTEASQENAFAWLNRAADAGHVTAMEKLAETYLDGGYGVSPDNELADEWAKRAHRALRGDLAE, from the coding sequence ATGACAGAGACTGAAGAATTGGGGCTCATCCGAATGAATCTGGTCTACCGCGCCAAAGCCCTACGTACCGGATTGTTTTCAGGCAAGCCGTTGCACATGTGGAAGGTTTGGGCAGCCGCCATATTGGGAACGACACTGATCGCACCGGCGACCACGTTCGGGACCGATAATCCTTTGGCCACATTGTGCGAAGCCGAGGCACCAATCGGGATCGTAGACAATTGCCGGCGCGCTCTTGAGGCGGATCCGGATAATGTCGAACTGCGCCGTCAGCTGGCAGGCGGGCTGTTGGTCTTCGGCGACGAAGCCGGGTCGCTAGCAGCATATGAGGTGCTGGCCATCGAACGACCCCTCGACGCGCGTGCCCAATACGACTACGGCGTCACGCTTATCGCGCTTCATCAATATAGGCATGGCGCCGATTTATTGTCGCGCGCGATCGAACTCGAGCCCGACTACCGCGAGGCACAGCTCGCCGCCAGCATCATATTCGCTCAGGTCGGCCGCAAGGACGAGGCCTTCGCCGCGCTCCAAAAGGCGGCTGAACTGGGGTCGGAGCTGGCCATGTTCGAACTATCGGAATCCTACCGCCTAGGCTATGGCACCGAGGCCAGCCAAGAAAATGCCTTTGCTTGGCTCAACCGTGCGGCGGACGCCGGCCATGTTACGGCTATGGAAAAGCTGGCGGAGACTTACCTCGACGGCGGCTATGGCGTCTCACCCGATAACGAGCTCGCTGACGAATGGGCCAAGCGGGCCCATCGCGCACTACGCGGTGATCTGGCCGAATAG
- a CDS encoding peptidase yields the protein MTYCLAIKIKDGIVALSDSRISSGRQVTNARKVSRFQGQGGDFLLMTSGLRSVRDKTVAYLDKAFSDGTLPRPAAMLDAAGAYAACLRRVAKEDRTAIRDSNLSFDLHTLLCGRLCDDKEPAVYLIYPEGNWVEIAERTPYLSIGATAYGKPILDRALRFETPMLTAIKLAYLSFDSTRTSSADVGFPIDILVYYMANDRWYEGHYDYEDLQQQRQWWNERLTSLAQEMPPGPWSEDLLPENAGRLTLVGGEK from the coding sequence GTGACGTATTGCCTCGCCATCAAGATCAAAGACGGCATCGTGGCCCTGTCCGACAGCCGGATATCGAGTGGACGCCAGGTCACGAATGCCCGCAAAGTTTCGCGTTTTCAGGGGCAAGGAGGCGATTTCTTGCTCATGACCTCCGGCCTGCGGTCGGTCCGCGATAAGACGGTGGCTTACCTCGACAAGGCATTTTCCGACGGCACCCTGCCCCGGCCTGCCGCGATGCTCGACGCCGCCGGCGCGTATGCCGCTTGCCTGCGCCGCGTCGCCAAGGAGGACCGTACCGCAATCCGAGACTCGAACCTCAGTTTCGATCTCCACACGTTGCTCTGCGGCAGGCTGTGCGACGACAAGGAACCCGCGGTTTACCTGATCTATCCGGAAGGAAATTGGGTCGAAATTGCGGAACGCACGCCGTATCTGTCGATTGGCGCAACGGCCTACGGCAAACCGATACTCGATCGGGCACTTCGCTTTGAAACCCCTATGCTGACGGCGATCAAGCTGGCCTATTTATCATTCGATTCGACACGCACCAGCTCGGCCGATGTCGGATTTCCAATCGACATCTTGGTCTATTACATGGCGAACGACCGGTGGTACGAGGGCCACTATGATTACGAGGACCTACAGCAGCAGCGCCAATGGTGGAATGAGCGCTTGACCAGCTTGGCTCAGGAAATGCCGCCTGGTCCCTGGAGCGAAGATCTATTACCTGAGAACGCGGGCCGCCTGACGTTGGTTGGCGGTGAGAAATAG
- the clpA gene encoding ATP-dependent Clp protease ATP-binding subunit ClpA yields MLSRNLEQSLHRALDLANQRSHEYATLEHLLLALADDQDAKAVFHACGVDIDLLRQNLEDYLDSELDSLVSHANEEATPTAGFQRALQRAAIHVQSSGREEVTGANVLVAIFAERESHAVYFLQEQEMTRYDAVNYISHGIAKVPGQSAAGGVDGADPDAAAEQVNKQGDEALRAYCVNLNEKASDGRIDPLIGREDEVERTIQILCRRQKNNPLYVGDPGVGKTAIAEGLARRIVNREVPEVLQDATIYALDMGALLAGTRYRGDFEERIKAVLSELQAREGAILFIDEIHTVIGAGATSGGSMDASNMLKPSLASGQLRCIGSTTYKEYRNYFEKDRALVRRFQKIDIYEPSVEDTVKIMRGLKPYYEAHHSVRYTAEAIRASVELADRYINDRKLPDKAIDVIDEVGAAQWLKPAKKRRKTIGVKDVEAIVAKIARIPPKSVSRDDSKVLQNLERDLGRMVYGQHQAIQSLASAIKLSRAGLREPEKPIGSYLFSGPTGVGKTEVARQLALTLGIELIRFDMSEYMERHSVSRLIGAPPGYVGFDQGGLLTDAIDQHPHAVLLLDEIEKAHHDLFNILLQVMDHGKLTDHNGKTIDFRNVILIMTTNAGAADLAKPAIGFERHSREGDDQEAIERLFTPEFRNRLDAMIGFAALNPKVVRRVVDKFIMQLEEQLADRSVTIALTDAARDWLAERGYDDRFGARPLARLIQEQIKKALAEELLFGRLVKGGTVLVDLSEGALTFTYPDADEPSGGKKEPAYVE; encoded by the coding sequence ATGCTCTCCCGAAACCTGGAACAGAGTCTCCACCGCGCGCTCGACCTTGCCAACCAGCGTAGCCACGAATACGCAACGCTCGAGCACCTGCTTCTGGCGCTTGCCGACGACCAGGACGCGAAAGCAGTATTCCATGCCTGCGGTGTCGATATCGACCTGTTGCGGCAAAACCTGGAAGACTACTTGGATAGCGAACTCGACTCGCTCGTCAGTCATGCCAACGAAGAGGCCACTCCGACCGCCGGGTTCCAGCGCGCGTTGCAGCGGGCGGCGATCCATGTCCAATCGTCGGGGCGCGAAGAGGTAACCGGCGCCAATGTGCTGGTAGCAATTTTTGCCGAGCGCGAATCCCACGCCGTGTACTTCCTTCAAGAGCAAGAAATGACCCGCTATGACGCGGTCAATTATATTTCTCACGGTATTGCCAAGGTCCCAGGACAGTCGGCGGCCGGCGGCGTCGACGGAGCGGATCCCGATGCCGCAGCGGAACAAGTCAACAAACAAGGTGACGAAGCGCTCCGCGCCTATTGCGTCAATCTCAACGAGAAGGCGAGCGACGGCCGAATCGATCCGCTTATCGGGCGCGAGGACGAGGTCGAGCGCACGATTCAAATCCTGTGCCGCCGACAAAAGAACAATCCCCTCTATGTCGGCGACCCGGGAGTCGGAAAGACCGCCATCGCCGAGGGCTTGGCCCGCCGCATTGTCAATCGCGAGGTGCCCGAGGTTTTGCAGGATGCGACCATATACGCCCTCGACATGGGGGCGTTGTTGGCCGGCACCCGGTACCGCGGAGATTTCGAGGAACGCATCAAGGCGGTGCTCTCCGAACTCCAGGCCCGCGAGGGAGCGATATTGTTCATCGATGAGATCCACACCGTCATCGGCGCAGGCGCTACCAGCGGTGGCTCGATGGACGCCTCGAACATGCTCAAGCCGTCGCTTGCGAGCGGCCAGCTGCGCTGTATCGGTTCGACCACGTACAAGGAGTACCGTAACTATTTCGAAAAGGACCGCGCCTTGGTGCGGCGTTTTCAGAAGATCGACATCTATGAGCCATCGGTCGAGGATACCGTCAAAATCATGCGTGGCCTAAAGCCTTACTACGAGGCGCACCACAGCGTGCGGTACACGGCGGAGGCTATTCGCGCCTCTGTTGAGTTGGCTGACCGCTATATCAACGACCGCAAGCTCCCGGATAAGGCGATCGACGTAATCGACGAGGTTGGTGCCGCACAATGGCTCAAGCCGGCGAAGAAGAGACGCAAGACGATCGGCGTCAAGGATGTCGAAGCGATCGTCGCCAAAATCGCACGCATTCCGCCGAAATCGGTATCGCGCGACGACAGCAAAGTGTTGCAGAATCTGGAGCGCGATCTTGGCCGGATGGTCTACGGCCAGCACCAGGCCATTCAATCTTTGGCCAGCGCGATCAAGCTGTCGCGTGCCGGCTTGCGTGAGCCGGAGAAGCCGATCGGCAGTTACCTTTTTTCCGGCCCGACCGGTGTCGGCAAAACCGAAGTGGCGCGGCAACTGGCGCTAACCTTGGGCATCGAGCTGATCCGATTCGATATGTCGGAATACATGGAGCGGCACAGCGTTTCGCGTCTCATTGGCGCACCGCCGGGCTATGTCGGTTTCGATCAAGGCGGATTGCTGACCGACGCCATCGATCAGCATCCCCATGCGGTGCTGCTACTCGACGAAATAGAGAAGGCGCATCACGACCTGTTCAATATCCTGCTTCAGGTCATGGATCACGGCAAGTTGACCGACCACAATGGTAAGACCATCGATTTTCGGAATGTGATCCTGATCATGACGACGAACGCTGGTGCGGCTGACTTGGCCAAACCTGCGATCGGCTTTGAACGCCATAGCCGAGAGGGCGATGATCAAGAGGCGATCGAGCGGCTGTTCACTCCCGAATTCCGCAATCGCCTGGACGCGATGATCGGATTCGCCGCGTTGAATCCGAAGGTCGTGCGACGCGTTGTCGATAAATTTATCATGCAGCTCGAGGAGCAATTGGCCGACCGCAGCGTGACTATCGCGTTGACCGATGCGGCCCGCGACTGGCTGGCAGAACGCGGTTACGATGATCGTTTTGGCGCTCGCCCGCTTGCACGATTGATCCAGGAGCAGATCAAGAAGGCACTGGCCGAAGAACTGCTGTTTGGCCGCTTGGTCAAGGGCGGAACCGTCTTGGTCGATTTGTCTGAGGGGGCGCTCACGTTTACCTATCCCGACGCAGATGAACCTTCGGGTGGTAAGAAGGAACCTGCCTACGTCGAATAG
- a CDS encoding phosphomannomutase/phosphoglucomutase gives MSAGHRLDPTILREYDIRGIVGQDLDIPDVYAAARAFGTVIARAGGSSVAVGYDGRKSSPGFADAAVKGICDCGLEALSIGLGPTPMLYFSVKSLPTDAGLMITGSHNPASYNGIKLMRHEGAFYGPDIRDLGRMAKVADYAEGNGRVRNVTVFDGYVMKLAEAYGTEQGLKVAWDAGNGAAGPAMAALTKRIPGDHILLNEAIDSTFPNHHPDPTVAANLNQLIEVVRAEGCDLGIAFDGDGDRIGAVDGDGSIVWADQLMTLFAADVLTRHPGATIISEVKASQVLYDEIERLGGKSLMWKTGHSLLKAKMAETGAPLAGEMSGHIFFADTYYGFDDGLYAAVRLLDILARGGETLAVRMARLPSVENTPELRFQVDEARKFTIVETVRDQLRQAGAEMNDVDGVRVKTDDGWWLLRASNTQNVLVARCEALDEAGLVRLKAAVVQALTGAGVELPDF, from the coding sequence ATGAGTGCCGGGCACCGATTGGACCCGACGATTCTGCGGGAATACGACATCCGCGGAATCGTCGGGCAAGACCTTGATATTCCCGATGTCTACGCGGCCGCCCGGGCCTTTGGCACGGTGATCGCCCGTGCCGGCGGCAGTTCGGTCGCGGTCGGTTATGACGGGCGCAAGAGTTCTCCGGGATTCGCAGATGCTGCCGTGAAAGGCATCTGCGATTGTGGGCTTGAGGCACTGTCGATCGGTCTGGGCCCGACGCCGATGCTGTATTTCTCGGTCAAGTCGCTGCCGACCGATGCCGGCTTGATGATTACGGGGTCACACAATCCGGCGTCCTACAACGGCATCAAGCTAATGCGTCATGAGGGTGCCTTTTATGGCCCGGACATTCGCGACCTTGGTCGAATGGCGAAAGTGGCCGACTATGCGGAGGGTAACGGACGAGTCCGCAACGTCACCGTTTTCGACGGCTATGTCATGAAATTGGCAGAGGCCTATGGTACCGAACAGGGTCTCAAGGTTGCCTGGGATGCCGGCAACGGGGCCGCCGGGCCGGCAATGGCTGCGCTCACCAAACGGATTCCCGGCGACCACATTTTGCTCAATGAGGCGATCGACAGCACCTTTCCCAACCACCATCCTGACCCCACGGTCGCGGCGAATCTGAACCAGCTTATTGAAGTCGTTCGGGCCGAGGGTTGCGACCTTGGCATAGCGTTCGATGGTGATGGAGATCGGATCGGAGCGGTCGACGGAGACGGAAGCATTGTCTGGGCGGATCAGTTGATGACCTTGTTCGCGGCCGATGTTCTCACCCGTCATCCCGGTGCGACGATCATTTCCGAAGTCAAAGCCAGCCAGGTTCTTTATGACGAAATCGAGCGACTCGGCGGCAAGTCCCTGATGTGGAAGACCGGCCATTCGCTACTGAAGGCCAAAATGGCGGAGACCGGCGCGCCATTGGCCGGGGAAATGAGTGGTCACATATTTTTCGCCGACACCTATTACGGGTTCGACGACGGGCTATACGCAGCAGTGCGGCTACTCGACATCCTGGCGCGGGGCGGGGAAACGCTGGCGGTGCGCATGGCACGGTTGCCGTCGGTCGAGAACACGCCGGAATTAAGATTCCAAGTCGATGAGGCCCGGAAATTTACGATCGTTGAAACCGTTCGCGATCAGCTCCGACAAGCGGGAGCGGAGATGAACGACGTCGACGGAGTTCGTGTAAAGACCGACGACGGGTGGTGGTTGTTGCGCGCCTCCAACACCCAAAATGTCCTTGTTGCCCGCTGCGAGGCGCTGGACGAGGCGGGCTTAGTGCGACTTAAGGCGGCGGTGGTGCAGGCCTTAACGGGGGCCGGTGTCGAGCTGCCGGATTTTTGA
- the clpS gene encoding ATP-dependent Clp protease adapter ClpS produces the protein MSDKDRQDGNGTDTGVVVRPKPKTKKPAMYKVLLLNDDYTPMEFVVYVLERFFSKGREEATRIMLHVHRRGVGICGVYTYEVAETKVTQVMDFARRHQHPLQCTMEKE, from the coding sequence ATGAGCGACAAGGATCGACAAGACGGTAATGGCACCGATACCGGGGTCGTCGTTCGGCCGAAGCCGAAGACAAAGAAGCCGGCTATGTACAAGGTCTTGTTGTTGAACGACGATTACACGCCGATGGAGTTTGTCGTATATGTGCTCGAGCGCTTCTTCAGCAAGGGACGGGAGGAGGCGACGAGAATCATGCTCCATGTCCACCGCAGGGGTGTTGGCATCTGTGGGGTATATACTTATGAAGTTGCAGAGACCAAAGTGACACAGGTCATGGACTTCGCGCGCCGCCACCAGCATCCTTTGCAATGCACGATGGAAAAGGAATAA
- a CDS encoding D-alanyl-D-alanine carboxypeptidase has protein sequence MFRLGIEINQNRARRLATVVAVTVLAIQFFGIAPAAAKYASIVVDGHSGQVLYSRNADTRNYPASLTKMMTLFLLFEAVDEGRFTKASKLKVSARAARQPASKLGLRRGSTITVDQAIRALVIRSANDVAVVVAEALGGTEAKFARLMTAKAHNIGMSKTNFANASGLPNRKQLSTARDMARLAQAIYFTFPHHYHYFSLDSFRWGGRTYRTHNRVVKSYRGADGLKTGYTRASGYNLVTSVERNGRRLIGVVFGGKSSRSRDSHMKRILDKSWPMVKSVEVITPRPKPGTVVTAVNAVRPESVIESQLPDPQPVTKQVAVAGPSPSILPKLRPGGLTVTPGLVLPKSKPFSFVSAPTVTVLRPPEKPAFGDRTITGDWAIQVGAYYDRDKAADAVDVATSKMPSLATNAEEAIVLLKGRKRPIYRARLVGFSEPEARAACKALKKKRVPCIAIKQAKNAVLASAE, from the coding sequence ATGTTCCGACTGGGGATTGAGATCAACCAGAACCGCGCGAGACGGCTGGCGACAGTCGTGGCCGTCACCGTGCTGGCAATTCAGTTTTTCGGTATAGCACCGGCGGCCGCCAAGTACGCTTCGATTGTCGTCGACGGTCATAGTGGCCAGGTCTTGTATTCGCGCAATGCGGATACGCGGAACTATCCCGCCTCCCTGACCAAGATGATGACACTCTTCTTGCTGTTCGAGGCGGTCGATGAAGGGCGCTTTACCAAGGCGAGCAAGCTCAAGGTTTCCGCCCGCGCGGCCCGTCAGCCGGCATCGAAATTGGGGCTGCGGCGCGGTAGCACGATTACAGTGGATCAAGCGATTCGGGCACTGGTCATTCGATCCGCGAATGATGTCGCCGTTGTGGTCGCTGAAGCTCTGGGCGGTACCGAGGCGAAATTCGCGCGTCTCATGACCGCGAAGGCTCACAATATCGGAATGTCTAAAACCAATTTCGCCAATGCCTCAGGCCTCCCCAACCGGAAGCAACTGAGTACCGCACGAGACATGGCGCGGTTGGCCCAGGCGATTTATTTCACCTTTCCACATCACTACCACTATTTCTCGCTGGACTCGTTTCGCTGGGGCGGCCGCACCTATCGGACCCACAACCGGGTCGTGAAGTCCTATCGCGGCGCCGATGGCCTCAAGACCGGTTATACGCGTGCCTCGGGCTACAATCTCGTGACATCCGTCGAGCGCAATGGGCGGCGGCTGATCGGTGTCGTTTTTGGCGGCAAATCGTCTCGCTCGCGCGATTCCCATATGAAGCGGATCCTCGACAAATCATGGCCCATGGTAAAAAGCGTAGAGGTGATCACACCGCGGCCAAAGCCTGGAACTGTCGTCACTGCCGTGAATGCGGTACGACCGGAGTCTGTAATCGAATCGCAGCTACCCGATCCGCAGCCGGTTACCAAACAAGTCGCAGTGGCGGGGCCTTCCCCTTCCATCCTGCCGAAGTTACGGCCGGGCGGCCTGACCGTTACCCCGGGGCTGGTGTTGCCCAAATCCAAGCCCTTTAGTTTTGTATCGGCGCCAACCGTCACGGTACTGAGGCCGCCGGAAAAACCGGCGTTCGGAGACCGGACGATCACGGGCGATTGGGCGATTCAAGTAGGCGCCTACTACGACCGAGACAAGGCCGCCGACGCCGTCGACGTCGCCACCAGCAAGATGCCGAGCTTGGCGACGAATGCCGAAGAGGCGATCGTCCTGCTCAAGGGTCGCAAACGTCCGATATATCGGGCTCGGCTGGTCGGCTTTTCGGAGCCGGAAGCGCGCGCGGCGTGCAAGGCCTTGAAGAAGAAACGCGTGCCCTGTATCGCAATCAAACAGGCCAAAAACGCCGTCCTTGCCTCCGCCGAATAG
- a CDS encoding UDP-glucose/GDP-mannose dehydrogenase family protein produces the protein MRIAMIGSGYVGLVSGACFSEFGVEVVCVDNDKDKIAALAAGRIPIFEPGLDGLVETNRTAGRLSFTTDLDGAVRGADAVFIAVGTPSRRGDGHADLSYVFEAAKAIAKAIDGYTVVVTKSTVPVGTGRDVARIIHETRPEADFDVVSNPEFLREGSAINDFMHPDRVVIGAESDRARDLMRALYRPLYLIETPILQTDLETAELTKYAANAFLATKITFINEIADLCEAIGADVHGVAKGIGLDNRIGSKFLHAGPGYGGSCFPKDTLALVRTAQEKKTPVRIVETVVEVNDVRKKHMADRIIAACDGSVAGKRIAILGVTFKPNTDDMRDSPSLDIIPALQQAGASILAFDPEGMNEASTLLHGVEWRDSAYQAIEGADALVILTEWNEFRALDLDRIRAALRAPIVIDLRNIYEPSEMLEKGFRYSSVGRGSRSPVSANTRKTA, from the coding sequence ATGCGCATTGCAATGATAGGTTCGGGATATGTTGGCCTCGTTTCGGGGGCCTGTTTTTCCGAGTTCGGGGTCGAGGTCGTATGCGTCGACAACGACAAGGACAAGATCGCCGCGCTCGCCGCCGGACGCATCCCGATCTTCGAGCCGGGGCTGGACGGACTCGTCGAAACCAACCGCACGGCCGGGCGGCTGTCCTTCACCACCGATCTTGACGGTGCAGTTCGCGGTGCCGATGCGGTTTTTATCGCGGTTGGGACGCCGAGCAGACGCGGCGATGGCCATGCCGATCTCTCATACGTTTTCGAGGCCGCCAAAGCTATTGCCAAAGCCATCGACGGATACACCGTCGTGGTGACGAAATCGACGGTTCCGGTGGGAACCGGCCGTGACGTTGCGCGAATTATTCATGAGACGCGGCCAGAGGCGGATTTCGATGTGGTTTCGAATCCCGAATTCCTACGCGAGGGGTCGGCCATCAACGATTTCATGCACCCTGACAGGGTCGTCATCGGAGCAGAGAGTGACCGCGCACGAGATCTGATGCGGGCGCTGTATCGGCCGCTTTATCTGATTGAAACGCCGATCCTGCAGACCGATCTGGAGACAGCGGAACTCACGAAATATGCCGCCAACGCCTTTCTCGCTACCAAGATTACTTTCATCAATGAGATCGCCGACCTCTGCGAAGCCATAGGAGCCGATGTCCATGGCGTGGCCAAGGGGATCGGGCTCGACAACCGTATCGGATCCAAGTTCCTCCACGCCGGTCCCGGCTATGGGGGCTCTTGCTTTCCGAAGGATACGCTTGCCCTTGTGCGGACCGCACAGGAGAAGAAAACACCGGTCCGTATCGTCGAGACCGTGGTCGAAGTCAATGACGTCCGGAAAAAACACATGGCCGATCGTATTATCGCGGCTTGCGACGGCAGCGTGGCCGGAAAGAGAATCGCGATCCTTGGCGTTACGTTCAAACCCAACACCGACGATATGAGGGACAGCCCGAGCCTCGACATAATTCCGGCTCTCCAGCAGGCTGGTGCCTCCATTCTCGCCTTTGACCCCGAAGGCATGAACGAGGCGAGCACCCTCCTGCACGGTGTGGAGTGGCGGGATAGTGCATATCAAGCGATCGAGGGGGCCGATGCTCTGGTAATCTTGACCGAATGGAATGAGTTTCGCGCCCTCGATCTTGACCGCATACGCGCGGCGCTAAGGGCGCCGATCGTTATCGATTTGCGCAATATCTATGAGCCCAGCGAGATGCTCGAAAAAGGCTTCCGCTACTCGAGCGTTGGCCGCGGGTCGCGGTCACCGGTAAGTGCCAATACGCGCAAAACCGCATGA
- the galU gene encoding UTP--glucose-1-phosphate uridylyltransferase GalU, translated as MSKKVRKAVFPVAGLGTRFLPATKAIPKEMLPVVDKPLIQYAVEEARSAGIEDIIFVTGRGKYAIEDHFDKSDQLEDVLRARGKHDLYSSVAEMLPGPGRIAYTRQPEPLGLGHAVWCARSLVGEEPFAVLLADDLIMAEPPCLKQMVDVHAETGGNVVAVMDVPREQTDRYGILDIDSDDGRLVTVTGLIEKPDPSVAPSNLSITGRYILDPTVLDELGAQQKGAGGEIQLTDAMAATIGRVPFHGLRFEGRRFDCGDKAGYVLANVAFGLARDDLAVDLRAALAAVLETYE; from the coding sequence ATGAGCAAGAAAGTCAGGAAAGCGGTTTTTCCGGTGGCTGGTCTTGGTACTCGGTTCTTGCCGGCGACCAAGGCGATCCCCAAGGAAATGTTGCCCGTGGTCGACAAACCATTGATCCAGTATGCGGTCGAAGAGGCCCGCAGCGCTGGAATCGAGGACATTATCTTCGTCACCGGCCGCGGGAAATACGCCATAGAGGACCATTTTGACAAATCCGATCAGCTTGAGGATGTGCTGCGCGCTCGCGGCAAGCACGATCTCTACAGCTCGGTTGCGGAAATGCTGCCCGGTCCCGGCCGTATCGCCTATACCCGGCAGCCCGAGCCTTTAGGCCTCGGTCATGCGGTTTGGTGCGCCCGTTCGTTGGTGGGAGAGGAGCCATTTGCGGTATTGCTGGCCGATGATCTGATCATGGCTGAGCCGCCGTGCCTCAAGCAAATGGTCGATGTTCACGCCGAGACCGGCGGCAATGTTGTTGCCGTGATGGACGTTCCCCGGGAACAGACCGATCGCTACGGAATTCTCGATATCGATTCCGACGATGGACGCCTGGTAACGGTCACGGGTTTGATCGAAAAGCCCGACCCGTCGGTCGCACCCTCGAACCTGTCGATCACCGGTCGCTACATTCTTGATCCCACTGTGCTTGATGAACTCGGCGCACAGCAAAAGGGGGCCGGCGGCGAAATTCAATTAACCGATGCCATGGCGGCAACGATCGGCCGCGTTCCTTTCCATGGGCTCCGTTTCGAGGGCCGGCGTTTCGATTGTGGTGACAAGGCGGGGTATGTCTTGGCCAACGTCGCCTTCGGCCTCGCCCGTGACGATTTGGCCGTTGATTTGCGAGCCGCGCTGGCGGCAGTCCTCGAGACCTACGAATAG